From Amycolatopsis sp. YIM 10, the proteins below share one genomic window:
- a CDS encoding helix-turn-helix transcriptional regulator: protein MQPAVRQAIAAMHERYFEPITLNDLASEVFVSPFHFSRIFSRATGVTPGRYLTAVRLFEAKRLLLTTSLTVSDIVCSVGYSSVGTFTSRFTRAVGMSPTQYRDPMVSELLVAMAPHFQRLPSLKTLRDAGQSCAVPQNNGGSVVGRLDMPPGKTTGNVLIGVFAEAIPQCGPVAFKGMADSGSTELILNNVPPGRWHVIAVAEHNGAVGEGKSYSIATAAPIAIAGDETAAVNLRLRPVRPTDPPIAITLASRVTADVSAVALPRVQELPAVA from the coding sequence ATGCAACCGGCCGTCCGCCAAGCCATCGCCGCGATGCACGAGCGCTACTTCGAGCCCATCACGCTGAACGACCTCGCCTCGGAGGTCTTCGTCAGCCCGTTCCACTTCTCCCGGATCTTCTCCAGGGCCACCGGCGTCACCCCGGGCCGGTACCTGACCGCGGTCCGGTTGTTCGAGGCCAAGCGCCTGCTGCTGACCACCTCGCTGACCGTGTCCGACATCGTCTGCAGCGTCGGTTACAGCAGCGTCGGCACCTTCACCAGCCGGTTCACCAGGGCGGTCGGCATGAGCCCAACCCAGTACCGCGACCCGATGGTGAGCGAGCTGCTGGTCGCGATGGCCCCGCACTTCCAGCGCCTGCCGTCGCTGAAGACGCTGCGCGACGCCGGCCAGAGCTGCGCGGTGCCGCAGAACAACGGCGGTTCGGTGGTCGGCAGGCTGGACATGCCGCCCGGCAAGACCACCGGCAACGTGCTGATCGGCGTGTTCGCCGAGGCCATCCCGCAGTGCGGCCCGGTGGCCTTCAAGGGCATGGCCGACAGCGGTTCCACCGAGCTGATCCTCAACAACGTGCCGCCGGGCCGCTGGCACGTGATCGCGGTGGCCGAGCACAACGGCGCGGTCGGCGAGGGCAAGTCGTACTCGATCGCCACCGCCGCGCCGATCGCCATCGCCGGTGACGAGACCGCCGCGGTGAACCTGCGGCTGCGGCCGGTGCGGCCGACCGATCCGCCGATCGCGATCACCCTGGCCTCGCGGGTCACCGCCGACGTCAGCGCGGTCGCCCTGCCCCGAGTCCAGGAACTGCCCGCGGTCGCCTAG
- a CDS encoding DNA-binding response regulator: MSDYSEEAITSSERREVINVLLAEDMHMLRGALVALLNLEADITVVAEVASGDEILPAAQKHQPDVAIIDIDLPGKDGLTAATELHASVPDCRTLILTSLGRPGTVRRALDARVNGFMLKDAPSKKLANAVRQVAVGRRVIDSELALAAWDTEDCPLATREIEILRLAAAGQNVADIAAQLFLSPGTVRNYLTTVVTKLNARNRVDAIRIAKENDWL, translated from the coding sequence ATGAGCGATTATTCTGAGGAGGCGATTACGTCGAGCGAAAGGCGCGAAGTGATCAATGTTCTACTGGCCGAGGACATGCACATGCTGCGCGGCGCACTGGTCGCCCTGCTGAACCTCGAGGCCGACATCACCGTGGTCGCCGAGGTGGCCTCCGGCGACGAGATCCTGCCCGCCGCCCAGAAGCACCAGCCCGACGTGGCCATCATCGACATCGACCTGCCCGGCAAGGACGGCCTGACCGCGGCCACCGAGCTGCACGCCAGCGTGCCGGACTGCCGGACCCTGATCCTGACCAGTCTGGGCAGGCCGGGCACGGTGCGCCGGGCGCTGGACGCCAGGGTCAACGGCTTCATGCTCAAGGACGCGCCGTCGAAGAAGCTGGCCAACGCGGTGCGACAGGTGGCCGTCGGCAGGCGGGTCATCGACAGCGAACTGGCGCTGGCGGCGTGGGACACCGAGGACTGCCCGCTGGCCACCAGGGAGATCGAGATCCTGCGCCTGGCCGCCGCCGGTCAGAACGTGGCCGACATCGCGGCGCAGTTGTTTCTTTCTCCCGGAACTGTGCGTAACTACCTGACCACGGTGGTCACCAAGCTCAATGCGCGCAATCGCGTGGACGCCATCCGCATCGCGAAGGAAAACGACTGGCTGTGA
- a CDS encoding sensor histidine kinase, producing the protein MSSTSVQMRSDDGRPAGFDLEPESTGKPKWLPDLPPKLAFGILAMVLAGLSVNATLGVIFRIGTFWDVLFCILCVVAMTALQLGYVSRPGAVKTPRRTAWVLLGQALLVGIPILEFGPRWHGFTGVFLGSVLLLLPAVVAWPVLGTVVALMGFLEFTRGAALVATPWAVVNAMVATTLTAMITYGLSRLVRLVSELHSARHDLSRMAVASERLRFSRDVHDLLGLSLSAITLKTELTNRLLTDFPDRARKELEDMLVMSRRALADVRLVASGRRRLSFDEECRQARSALSAADVDVRIERDDRELEGPAGTVLATVLREGVTNVLRHSEATWCEISVREVDGVIRLTITNDGVTREAADTAPGAGNGTRNLSHRVSQLGGELAASAEDGRYRLQVDVPLSAVLVRGDAADGPEDAGAQAAKPLWTPGIAPKMANAILAVVLGAVVVNTSTGIAVSLSNPWQGLLSASIIGLLAGLQFGYVSRAGAERTPLRTALVLLAQAALVFLPILHFGPLWHGLVGLFAGSALVLLPSVAAVPLAALALVAIGTLELLTGLPGITSWYSVPFVLVGNMITTLVVFGLSRLVRLVGELHAARDELSRMAVAEERLRFSRDVHDLLGLSLSAITLKTELTNRLLTEYPERARKELEDMLVLSRRALADVRMVASGKRELSLDEECKQAKSALSAAEVDVRISRDARELDGPVGTVLATVLREGVTNVLRHSEAEWCEISVRDLDGSVRLVIANDGVTVNGAAPAPNAGNGIRNLSHRLSRLGGELSVETDPEGRYRLRADVPLAAISS; encoded by the coding sequence GTGAGCAGCACGAGTGTCCAGATGCGATCGGACGACGGCAGACCGGCCGGGTTCGACCTCGAACCGGAATCCACCGGGAAGCCGAAATGGCTACCGGACCTCCCGCCCAAGCTGGCTTTCGGCATTCTCGCCATGGTGCTGGCCGGGCTTTCGGTCAACGCCACGCTCGGCGTCATCTTCCGGATCGGCACCTTCTGGGACGTTCTCTTCTGCATCCTCTGCGTGGTCGCGATGACCGCGCTGCAACTCGGCTACGTTTCCCGTCCCGGCGCGGTGAAGACCCCGCGGCGCACGGCGTGGGTCCTGCTGGGGCAGGCCCTGCTCGTCGGCATCCCGATCCTGGAGTTCGGTCCGCGCTGGCACGGGTTCACCGGGGTCTTCCTCGGCAGCGTGCTGTTGCTGCTGCCGGCGGTGGTGGCCTGGCCGGTGCTGGGCACGGTCGTGGCGTTGATGGGCTTTCTCGAGTTCACCCGCGGGGCGGCGCTGGTCGCGACGCCGTGGGCGGTGGTCAACGCGATGGTCGCCACCACGCTCACCGCGATGATCACCTACGGCCTGTCCCGGCTGGTGCGGCTGGTCAGCGAACTGCACTCGGCCCGGCACGACCTGAGCCGGATGGCCGTGGCGAGCGAACGCCTGCGGTTCTCCCGCGACGTGCACGACCTGCTGGGGCTGAGCCTGTCGGCGATCACGCTGAAGACCGAGCTGACGAACCGCCTGCTCACCGACTTCCCCGACCGGGCGCGCAAGGAACTGGAAGACATGCTGGTGATGTCGCGCCGGGCGCTGGCCGACGTGCGCCTGGTGGCCAGCGGACGCCGTCGCCTGTCGTTCGACGAGGAGTGCAGGCAGGCGCGGTCCGCGTTGTCCGCGGCCGACGTCGACGTGCGGATCGAGCGTGACGACCGGGAACTGGAGGGGCCGGCGGGCACGGTGCTGGCGACGGTGCTGCGCGAGGGCGTGACGAACGTGCTGCGGCACAGCGAGGCCACCTGGTGCGAGATCTCGGTGCGCGAGGTCGACGGGGTCATCCGCCTGACGATCACGAACGACGGGGTCACCCGCGAAGCCGCCGACACCGCACCCGGCGCGGGCAACGGCACCCGGAACCTGTCGCACCGGGTCTCGCAGCTGGGTGGCGAGCTGGCCGCGTCGGCCGAGGACGGCCGCTACCGGCTGCAGGTGGACGTACCACTGTCGGCCGTGCTCGTGCGCGGGGACGCGGCCGACGGTCCCGAGGACGCCGGTGCGCAGGCCGCCAAACCGCTCTGGACGCCCGGCATCGCGCCGAAGATGGCCAACGCGATCCTGGCCGTGGTGCTCGGCGCGGTCGTGGTGAACACCAGCACCGGGATCGCGGTCAGCCTGAGCAATCCCTGGCAGGGCCTGCTCAGCGCGAGCATCATCGGCCTGCTGGCCGGGCTGCAGTTCGGTTACGTCTCCCGGGCGGGTGCCGAGCGGACCCCGCTGCGCACCGCACTGGTGCTGCTGGCGCAGGCCGCGCTGGTGTTCCTGCCGATCCTGCACTTCGGGCCGCTCTGGCACGGCCTGGTCGGCTTGTTCGCCGGGAGCGCGCTGGTGCTGCTGCCTTCGGTGGCGGCGGTGCCACTGGCGGCGCTGGCGCTGGTCGCCATCGGCACGCTCGAGCTGCTCACCGGCCTGCCCGGCATCACCTCCTGGTACTCGGTGCCGTTCGTGCTGGTCGGGAACATGATCACCACGCTGGTGGTGTTCGGCCTGTCGCGGCTGGTGCGGCTGGTCGGCGAGCTGCACGCGGCGCGTGACGAGTTGAGCCGGATGGCGGTGGCGGAGGAGCGGTTGCGGTTCTCGCGTGACGTGCATGACCTGCTGGGGTTGAGTCTGTCGGCGATCACGTTGAAGACGGAGCTGACGAACCGGTTGCTGACGGAGTATCCGGAGCGGGCTCGCAAGGAACTCGAGGACATGCTGGTGCTGTCCCGGCGGGCGCTGGCGGATGTGCGGATGGTGGCCAGCGGCAAGCGGGAGCTTTCGCTGGACGAGGAGTGCAAGCAGGCGAAGTCGGCCCTGTCCGCGGCCGAAGTGGACGTCCGGATTTCGCGCGACGCCAGGGAACTGGACGGTCCGGTGGGCACGGTACTGGCGACGGTGCTGCGCGAGGGCGTGACGAACGTGCTGCGGCACAGCGAGGCCGAATGGTGCGAGATCTCGGTGCGCGACCTGGACGGCTCGGTGCGGCTGGTGATCGCGAACGACGGTGTCACGGTGAACGGCGCCGCGCCGGCCCCGAACGCGGGCAACGGCATCCGGAACCTGTCCCACCGGCTGTCGCGGCTGGGTGGCGAGCTGAGCGTGGAAACCGATCCGGAAGGCCGGTACCGCCTGCGTGCCGACGTTCCGCTGGCCGCCATCTCGTCCTGA